Proteins from one Cryptomeria japonica chromosome 4, Sugi_1.0, whole genome shotgun sequence genomic window:
- the LOC131037698 gene encoding uncharacterized protein LOC131037698 isoform X1 — MGFVAFAGRFLFSALFIFSAWLKVYDFGYDGGAALNILTPKYGVFRNHVRTILGVDVPDFEMKQALMTIIALEGIGGILFTFGSNLGAYLLLILLAAVTPIVHDFYNYDMRRPEYVVEFVQFLKVASSSTLEMDQSTYSIHSVKCYQLHSKKAKTWCMCIQNCDSLHINKVATRKWDIEPEHIELDASTSHFATLDVEDQPTSEHEMLGLVPVPVELFVVFLI; from the exons AGTATATGATTTTGGTTATGATGGTGGTGCTGCCTTGAATATTTTGACACCCAAATATGGTGTATTCAGAAACCATGTCAGAACAATCCTTGGGGTTGACGTGCCAGATTTTGAG ATGAAACAAGCATTGATGACAATTATTGCATTAGAGGGCATTGGAGGCATTCTCTTCACCTTTGGCAGCAACTTGGGGGCATACTTATTG CTAATCTTACTTGCAGCTGTGACACCGATTGTGCATGATTTCTATAATTATGACATGCGGAGGCCTGAGTATGTTGTAGAGTTTGTTCAATTTCTGAAG gttgctagttcatctacaCTTGAGATGGATCAGAGCACATACTCCATCCACTCAGTAAAGTGCTATCAACTACACTCAAAAAAGGCAAAGACTTGGTGTATGTGCATTCAAAATTGTGACTCTTTACACATAAACAAAGTGGCTACAAGAAAGTGGGATATTGAGCCCGAGCATATTGAATTGGATGCTTCCACTTCCCACTTTGCTACACTTGATGTTGAAGATCAGCCAACTAGCGAGCATGAGATGCTAGGGCTAGTGCCAGTGCCAGTGGAATTGTTTGTGGTTTTTCTAATTTAG